In Bacillus weihaiensis, the genomic stretch ATTAGCGCATTACGAAGTGCATGCTTGAACGCAACTTCGAATGAACTTGCTCCTTTAGCCTTTGCTAACGTAATATAATCTGAACCCAATACCTCAATCATCTCTGTTCTCATAAAACGAGCTGCTATAGAAATCGGGAACATCGCTAATGCAATTGTTGGCATAATTGTATATTCTGGTCCTCTCCAGAAAGCAACAGGTAGCCATCCTAATTTAACACCAACATAATATTGCAGAAGACCTGCAAATACGAAGGATGGGATTGATTTACCGATTACAGCTATAAATGTCGTCGAGTAATCCACCCATGTGTTTTGTCGAAGTGCACCGATAACTCCTAAAATGATACCTATGATTGTACCAAAGAACATGGCTTGAAATCCTAGCACTGCCGATGGTCCAATACGATCCATTAGGATATCTGTAACACTTGCGTTATTGAATTGGAATGAAATCCCGAAATCACCTTTGGCTAAGTTCACCATGTAATTAAAATATTGAACTGGAACCGGCTCATCCAATCCATATTTGTCCTTCATAATGGTTAACTGTTCAGGCGACAGTTTGTTCGCATTTGAGAAAGGAGTACCAGGGATTAAATTCATGAGGAAGAAAGTAAAAGTGGCGATTAATATTAGGGTAAGTAACATATAAATGACACGTTGTGAAATATACTTAACCATTGAAAAGCACCTCCTAAAAAAACTGAATTTTTTACATAGTTCGACAATTCTTATACAGGGAAAAAGAGAGTATATCTCCTATACTCTCTTCAACTCGTTAAATTATACCGACTTTTGGTCTATCCGTAAACTATAAACTTCATCCAGTTCGAAATAATTCTTATTTCGAACAAGAAATATGCTTAGATAAGGCAACATATTAGAAATATGTTACCTTATCAGCAGTATGGGTATGAATTTTATTTAATTTTAACCCACTTATAGCTGTACTCAGGACCAATGAAATGGTAAGTGAATCCTTCAACTTTATCAGATACTAATACGTTTGAAGAACGTTGGTAAACTGGAGCAAGACCAGCATCCTCTTCTAAAAGAATTTTCTCAGCTTGTTGAAGAGCTTCGAAACGTTTAGCGTTATCATCAGCATATGTGTATTGAGCATCTTCTAACAATTTGTCATATTGCTCATTTGAGTATGCCATTTTGTTGTTACCACCATCAGTAATCCAAAGATCAGAGAATGAAATTGGATCTTGGTAGTCAGGACCCCAACCAGCAAATTGTAAATCGTAATCCATTTCCACATCACGATCTAAACGAACGCTGAATGGTACACTTTGAACATCAATTGTTAAACCTTCAAGGTTTTTCTCTAACTGATCTTTAATGTAAGAATCTGTTTTCTTAGACGTTTCAGTGTCTCCACCTAGGTATACTAATTCAACAGTATCTGTGCCAAGTTCTTTCAAACCAGCTTCCCAGAATTTTTTCGCTTCTTCTACGTTATATTCAAGCATATCTCCGTTCGCTTCACGGAAATCTTTACCAGCAGGATCT encodes the following:
- the opp3b gene encoding oligopeptide ABC transporter permease: MVKYISQRVIYMLLTLILIATFTFFLMNLIPGTPFSNANKLSPEQLTIMKDKYGLDEPVPVQYFNYMVNLAKGDFGISFQFNNASVTDILMDRIGPSAVLGFQAMFFGTIIGIILGVIGALRQNTWVDYSTTFIAVIGKSIPSFVFAGLLQYYVGVKLGWLPVAFWRGPEYTIMPTIALAMFPISIAARFMRTEMIEVLGSDYITLAKAKGASSFEVAFKHALRNALIPVITVLGPLTVSLMTGSLVIEKIFGIPGLGEQFVKSINVNDYPVIMGTTILFAALFIFVILVVDLLYGLIDPRIRLAGGKK